In the genome of Trypanosoma brucei gambiense DAL972 chromosome 11, complete sequence, the window CGTACTCCTCGAATTCCCTTACAAGAGGCCCACCAATGATGAGGAGATCAGCGCCTCGGTGAAGAGCGTTGAGAGTTACACTGTTTAATATGTGGCCCGTCTCGCGCCGAGGGAACGGCCCACTACAGAAATGTATGCGCGTAGGGATCGCGAAGTGTGACAACGCCGTGGGTATAGGCCTTTCGATTCCCCATGGGAACTGGGGACGTGAGGGAAGAATAAATCGACGAACAAGCACTGCAGTTAGCGCCCCCGACGAACTGCGCTTAAACGGCTCACCAACAATACCGACAACCATACCCGAATAAAGGCCCGTGAACTGCGGCGTTAAACGTGTGTAAAGAGATAACCTCGACACGGAGTGAGGGTTGTTCCTGTGATATGATGCGCCTTCCCCGCCACTTGCATCAGTTGCGCCTCCGGTTGCACCGccatcgtcatcatcctcatTCTCTATTCGAAGGAAACCGCCAGTAGGAGCGACATCTTTTGTCATGGCCCGGATCGGAGCAGCGTACgtgtcatcatcatcaacattcACTATGGGGAAAAACTCCCATGGGAGAAGAAGTTCTTCCTCAGTTGCTAAGGGGCTGCAGAGTTGCGTCAGAATACCTCGGGCGCGATACAACGACCCTTCGTTCGGCTTCTGCAACGAAGGAACGTCGTCCCTTTCCTCTTGTTTAATATCGGTAggattttcttcttcacctttcAATATCACTCCCCCACCATCCGCCTCCCACAGGTTAATTTTTGAGAGCATGTAGCGATAGTAACCTGCTAAACGACGACGCGTGGTGTTGCTACCATAGTCCTGACGGTTACAATACATTGTGTCCCTAAAATTAACGCTGTTCCGTGCATCCACAACACCCCCGTCGTTGATTTGCGACCCGGCGGTATAGTCACTGACGATGCGAGCAGCCGGGTGGTGAATACCTAGCAACAAATCAAGGTTAGCAGCAGCCTTCCATCGCGTTGATTGTTGCATTATCTGTAGAAAATGATTGACAGTGTGAACCgaaatgttttttattttacttcccACTTGTCGCTACAGCGACCTTAAACGCCTGTTTCCTCGAAGTTCACTCTTTTCACACGCTCAATAAAGGGGGACAACTCCCTGCCACTTGCCAGCGGTGAAACCTAAACCTGCTGTAGAGATATTAGCGGCACTTTAACAGAGTTGGGAATGTCTTAAAAGAATGGGTTAGGGTTACAAATTaaggaggagaaaggaaGTCAAAGTGGAACAATATgtgcgaaaaaaaatgagaaccAGAAGTGCTGCAAAATGCACATGAATGCTTGTGACTTTCCGCacggaatattttttttggcaAAGGTGAACAGTAAACGtgactttctctttctttttttagtgTTTTGATGTTGAGGTTTTACCGGAATTAGGAAATAACACTCCCCCctcctgtttttcttttagatGTTATCTTTCCCTCATAACCAAGAAaactaacaacaacaaagaaagtaaaatttttttgtcactttcGCCCCTATGCAGATGCCGTAAACTCTTCAATAGCCGCGTCTAATGCCGCACTTGCGGCGCTGAATGAACGACTCCACGGTCCCGATGTCGCAACCGCCTGTCGTGTATAGAGACCCGTAGAGTCTAATCCCTTTCCAGAGTGAGCCGAAATCACCGCCAAGTTAGCTGTTGTGTCCGAGTCACCAGACTTCATGGCCAATACATCAAGAAGGGTACGCTCCGCTTCGGTATATTCCCCTAGCTGTATCTGTGCAAGCGCTGTGAGATTGCTTGCGAGAACACTCTGACCGCATGACATCGTGAGTTCCTTGAATCGTCGCAGGGCCGTTTGATAagcttcttttgttttgatacCCTCGTAAAGGTTCGTTATACCAGAGCACAACACCGTTAGCATAGATTCCTCATCCGCTTGCTCCATGGCCTTTACTTCGCTCCGCGCCATCTCTGTGCGTCCCATCCTCAGCAACGCCTCCACAACGATTACGCGTAGTTCCATATGTAACCTTAACAAACTGTTTTCCCGTGAATGTCTCTGGTCGTTCAACCACTCCTTCGACAACTTAAGAGCGCCTGCATTGTCGCCTACGGCGAGGAGAGCAGCGGCGGCAAGCACAGCAATTTGTGTCCGCGCAGGATCAATCACTTCAGCGGCTTCAGTTAGTTTCTTCAGCTGCATGCAAATGACTGGATCGGATTGAATATCTCCTGATAGATTTTTCATAGCGGAGCAGAATACTGCCCACTCACGTACCGCCACCAATATTGGGCACGTTGCAGCCTTGAGTTGTGCAACCACAGCATCACCTTGACCTAATCCCGTCTGAGCGAGTGCAAGCAATACTTCTTTCTCAGCGTGAAACGCAGCAATATCTTCGGCCTTGCGGGCATCTGTTTTCGTTCCGCTCGCTTCAGCTACGGCCTGATGATAATTTCCGAGGGCGAGAGCATTGCGTGCATCGTAAAATGGATCCGCCATGAGCTGCGGTGCAATTCTAAACGTACACACGGTAACCACTCATTCAAGAGGGAAATGGGAAAAGAGATGTTGGCAACAGTAAAGGGGGTTCAACTCCAGAGAAAATCCAAATCAGTACACGACatgcagaaaaaaagatgaagctCAAATATCAAGCAAACGAGAAGACACACACGCTAGTGTCCATCCACACTGCTACCTAGTGCCGAAACGGAACCACATGTGGTACGATGGCGGCACCACGCACAtagatggaaagaaaagccctcaagtacaaaaaaaaaacacaagccCGCCAAACATTCAGCACTGCAAAGGACTGTATCACTGTTATTCTAAAATTCCTTTTGTTACCCGTCATTTCCTTCTCATTTCCTTGCGTATTGCCTCCCCCCCTAAAAAAGTCCGCGAATACATTGACCAACAAACCACCAAATGAAGTCCCCCCAAAAGGAATGTACtcacatcaaaaaaaaaaaaggcaaaagttCATCAAACGGGTCCTACAACTCCAGAAGCGCCACCAACGTTCTTGAGTAATCAAGTGCGTTACCTTCAATAGAGAGTGAAGAAactgaaagaagaaagggtaAAAATAAACTGTTGACCAGCCCCAATTGATCCTGCGCCTTTCCTCACGGTGTATGTATGAGTGGCGTTGCACCACTTAGTTGAGCAGGGAGCCCTCCTCCACAAGGATTAGAAGTGATCTTATATCACCGAAGCGAAAAAGACGTCAAAAGGGAGACGCATCGCTCTTCTCGAGTCTGCTTGTGTGTCCaatgacgaaaagaaaaaaatacacgcAGTCATGGCGGAAACACTAGGGCAGGCAATTGATAAGCACAACAGAAAAGTAACGAATAACGCGCGCATAAAAAATTAACAATGACAAATGAAAAGCCGAATATACGTGCATGCGCTTCAACGCAAatgttatatatatgacCTTCAAACAGGAATCAGGGCAGCCATAGTCTCTTCTATCCTACAACCCGTTCATTAACGTGCCCTCGTTATTGAAGTATTGTTTATAGGGCGCGGTGCGTggaaagatggaaaaaaacGTCAACCCTACCGTCCAACGTCAATTGTTGGTGAGGCTAAGACATACCCACAtacgtgtgcgtgtatttgtttaTGTTTCGATGGGAACCTTCCATCACACAACCCTCGCAAAGGCAAATGTTTGATTTTCTCTCATCCTTTCCAAACCCCACTGCCATCACAATGTCGGTAATTGCCACTTCTACCACTGTCTGCAGCCGTTAACTCCACAGACAAATTCACAACCGGGACACCTCTACCAGTCCGATTCTTCGTTCATCAGTTAGTGCTACAAGGCGAGGCTGGCGTGAgccagtggtggtggtggtggtggtgttccCCCGTGTCGCTTCCCTCTACCGTTTAGGGGCGTCACAATTATCAAACAAA includes:
- a CDS encoding coatomer epsilon subunit, putative → MADPFYDARNALALGNYHQAVAEASGTKTDARKAEDIAAFHAEKEVLLALAQTGLGQGDAVVAQLKAATCPILVAVREWAVFCSAMKNLSGDIQSDPVICMQLKKLTEAAEVIDPARTQIAVLAAAALLAVGDNAGALKLSKEWLNDQRHSRENSLLRLHMELRVIVVEALLRMGRTEMARSEVKAMEQADEESMLTVLCSGITNLYEGIKTKEAYQTALRRFKELTMSCGQSVLASNLTALAQIQLGEYTEAERTLLDVLAMKSGDSDTTANLAVISAHSGKGLDSTGLYTRQAVATSGPWSRSFSAASAALDAAIEEFTASA